A region of Anopheles merus strain MAF chromosome 2R, AmerM5.1, whole genome shotgun sequence DNA encodes the following proteins:
- the LOC121588987 gene encoding uncharacterized protein LOC121588987: MIQNSAYGNPMLDGASAFPDIYIQHQSADKPEGPPPSNNNIANYTNRNSGYPYQTCVASAPAPLVARESCVRAEFVKDTQDLAVGFRQLSHNVPIKTEHCIANNVATNETGGELGITTARPKASEQMLQTVDQKPYESFTQQSIAYVQTPAAAGEEREREEEQDVGAKASPKKEQRRPMNAFLIFCKRHRTMLKNRFPEENRAISIKLGKWWRMLTTEQKKPFQLLSKEYKNKYLSLNPNFRWCKQPMVPATPSTPSPLVTLAPNATNVLSLAAVRPEPSFVQDNRESLEAAESLVQLAQGKPLLSVFRLADESNMGSLNELCVGPNVGSRADNKEPTWKPPKATQTVGRELPAPPTPSISGNALTEPIAAEGRSSPRATRSCKGKKYQELMSRMYPNAHAPQTKRSPGARMQKDNQKLPKTATVAAGGDDQTGFLYSNTAMPELDPLAIDALMMELDSKISDLPAMNVGDFCILLNSEKKRKKSFTKLPKQKLFLNREEQPSTVASVTASGVALQSCNSMNGVAPPIATITQPATNGVDDSVRPVVHPGPPKIVGCRKRKAPKECITRNPRPSVVEREVGCGLDPRKDDTTCHDRTCQA; this comes from the exons ATGATACAAAACAGTGCCTACGGGAATCCGATGCTGGATGGAGCGTCGGCATTTCCTGATATCTACATCCAACATCAATCTGCAGATAAGCCGGAAGGGCCACCTCCGAGCAATAACAATATTGCAAACTACACCAACCGAAACAGTGGCTACCCTTACCAGACGTGCGTTGCATCAGCACCGGCTCCACTCGTTGCACGTGAAAGCTGTGTTCGAGCCGAGTTCGTAAAAGATACACAGGATTTGGCTGTGGGATTCCGGCAACTTTCGCACAATGTCCCAATCAAGACTGAGCATTGCATAGCAAACAACGTGGCCACCAACGAGACTGGCGGAGAATTGGGCATTACTACAGCTAGGCCGAAGGCTTCGGAGCAAATGCTTCAGACTGTCGACCAAAAGCCTTACGAATCGTTTACGCAGCAGAGCATCGCGTACGTACAAACGCCGGCCGCTGCTGGTGAGGAGCGAGAGCGCGAAGAGGAGCAGGACGTTGGCGCCAAAGCATCGCCCAAGAAGGAGCAACGCCGTCCAATGAATGCGTTCCTGATCTTCTGCAAACGGCATCGAACGATGCTGAAGAATCGTTTTCCGGAAGAGAATCG GGCCATCTCGATCAAACTTGGCAAATGGTGGCGGATGCTTACTACGGAGCAGAAGAAACCATTCCAGCTACTGTCGAAGGAG taCAAAAACAAGTATTTATCGCTCAATCCGAACTTTCGGTGGTGCAAGCAACCAATGGTTCCAGCAACACCATCTACACCATCACCATTAGTCACCTTGGCACCGAATGCTACCAATGTACTATCCTTAGCGGCGGTCCGACCTGAACCATCCTTCGTGCAGGACAACCGAGAGAGTCTGGAGGCAGCCGAAAGCTTAGTCCAGCTAGCTCAGGGCAAACCCCTGCTGAGCGTGTTTCGGCTGGCAGACGAGTCCAATATGGGAAGTCTGAATGAGCTGTGTGTTGGTCCGAATGTCGGATCCAGAGCAG ATAACAAAGAACCCACATGGAAGCCACCGAAAGCAACGCAAACAGTCGGCAGAGAATTGCCTGCACCACCGACCCCGTCCATCAGCGGTAATGCCTTAACAGAGCCAATCGCTGCCGAAGGACGCAGCTCACCGCGTGCTACACGTTCCTGTAAGGGTAAAAAGTACCAAGAACTGATGAGCCGGATGTATCCGAATGCACATGCACCGCAGACGAAGCGTTCTCCTGGTGCAAGAATGCAAAAGGATAACCAAAAATTGCCGAAAACGGCTAcagttgctgctggtggtgatgatcAAACCGGTTTCCTGTATAGCAACACAGCCATGCCAGAACTGGATCCGCTCGCCATAGACGCACTGATGATGGAGCTAGATTCAAAAATATCCGATTTGCCTGCGATGAATGTGGGCGATTTTTGCATCCTGTTAAACAGCGAAAAGAAGCGCAAGAAATCGTTCA CAAAATTGCCGAAACAGAAGCTGTTCCTTAATAGAGAGGAGCAGCCATCGACAGTTGCTTCGGTAACAGCTAGTGGAGTAGCGCTACAGTCCTGTAATTCCATGAACGGAGTGGCTCCACCGATCGCTACAATAACGCAACCGGCCACTAACGGAGTGGATGACTCTGTAAGGCCTGTAGTTCATCCTGGTCCTCCGAAAATCGTCGGTTGTCGCAAACGAAAAGCACCTAAGGAATGCATTACCCGTAATCCTCGCCCGTCGGTGGTCGAACGAGAGGTCGGGTGTGGGCTTGATCCCAGAAAGGATGACACCACCTGCCACGACCGTACCTGTCAGGCATAG
- the LOC121588986 gene encoding kelch-like protein 10 yields the protein MIGELRASHPDSSSTTSCSSTASSSNVALQPKRCISYLTMQTLHDMRLSETLCDASIVLPDNGHEFRIHRVIVGSCSEYFRILFTTSVPSEKYHVEIPGIPGSIMEQIIRYAYLRECELTEDTVFDVYAAADFLLMYCLTEHCSVYILDRLRLDNCVTIMLFGRQRASKTLYEKARMFILKNFPLLAQTATSENELLQLEVDDVCQLLADDMLNVREEDTAWEFVLRWIDHDPTKRGKHIHRLMKTVRFGLLNTEYFLDKVKENQYVLASEDTKPLVIEALTFLYDLEMISTKAMKEMKTPAIATPRLPHEVIFTVGGWGEGQSQSIIETYDTRADRWIKIPTEDPAGPRAYYGAAYIGRHLYFVGGYDGVEHFNTCRRFDMVQKDWQEIAPMHCKRCYVSVVALDGKIYAMGGYNGSNRHNSVERYDPQTNQWTLIAPMGSLRSDADACTLNGMIYIAGGFNGHECLNTAEMYDPHTNSWSPLPPMLHRRSGVSCAALGDSVYVVGGFNGLIRLNSCERYDPTTRRWTACKEMYHQRSNFGLEVIDDMLFAIGGYDGVSAIAYVECYSPDANEWLEATDLSMMRSAFRAVTVSGLPNIQDYVHSNKENLINELNQHRHGMRNASNVVASTSASDIEDELD from the exons ATGATCGGCGAACTGCGTGCATCGCATCCGGACTCTTCGTCCACGACCTCGTGCTCCTCAACGGCGTCGTCCTCGAACGTGGCCCTGCAGCCGAAACGATGCATCAGCTACTTGACGATGCAAACGCTGCACGACATGCGGCTGAGCGAAACGCTTTGCGATGCTTCCATCGTGCTGCCGGACAATGGACACGAATTTCGAATACACCGTGTCATCGTGGGCTCTTGCAGTGAATACTTCCG CATCCTGTTTACGACGTCCGTACCGAGCGAGAAGTACCACGTGGAGATCCCGGGTATACCGGGTTCGATAATGGAACAAATCATCCGATACGCCTACCTGCGCGAGTGTGAACTCACCGAGGACACCGTGTTCGATGTGTATGCTGCGGCCGACTTTTTGCTCATGTACTGTCTTACGGAGCATTGCTCCGTATACATACTGGACCGGTTACGTTTGGATAACTGTGTAACTATTATGCTGTTCGGCAG ACAAAGGGCCTCAAAAACGCTTTACGAAAAGGCAAGAATGTTTATTCTGAAGAACTTCCCCCTGCTGGCCCAAACAGCTACCAGTGAAAACGAACTACTGCAGCTAGAGGTAGACGACGTCTGCCAGCTGCTCGCAGACGATATGCTGAACGTGCGCGAAGAAGACACGGCGTGGGAGTTTGTGCTGCGATGGATCGATCATGATCCGACGAAACGCGGCAAACACATCCACAGGCTGATGAAAACGGTTCGCTTCGGGCTGCTAAACACGGAG TACTTCCTAGATAAAGTGAAAGAGAACCAGTATGTACTGGCGAGCGAGGACACAAAGCCGTTGGTCATTGAAGCCCTGACGTTCCTGTACGATTTGGAAATGATAAGCACCAAAGCTATGAAAGAG ATGAAAACTCCTGCTATCGCCACGCCACGGTTACCTCACGAAGTCATCTTCACTGTCGGCGGGTGGGGCGAAGGTCAATCACAATCCATCATCGAAACTTATGACACGCGGGCGGATCGTTGGATAAAGATACCGACCGAGGATCCGGCCGGTCCGCGGGCATACTACGGTGCGGCTTACATCGGTCGCCATCTCTACTTTGTCGGTGGCTACGATGGGGTTGAACACTTCAACACCTGTCGCCGTTTCGATATGGTCCAGAAGGACTGGCAAGAG ATTGCCCCGATGCACTGCAAACGGTGTTACGTAAGTGTTGTCGCTCTGGACGGCAAGATCTACGCGATGGGAGGCTACAATGGTTCGAATCGGCACAACTCCGTCGAGCGGTACGATCCACAGACGAACCAATGGACGCTGATCGCCCCGATGGGGTCCTTACGCTCGGACGCAGACGCCTGCACCCTGAACGGCATGATCTACATAGCGGGCGGATTTAACGGGCACGAGTGTCTGAACACGGCCGAAATGTACGATCCTCACACGAACAGTTGGTCCCCACTGCCCCCGATGCTGCACCGCCGTTCGGGCGTGTCCTGTGCCGCACTAGGTGACTCGGTGTACGTGGTCGGCGGCTTTAATGGGCTGATCCGGCTGAACAGCTGCGAACGGTACGATCCTACGACGCGTCGCTGGACCGCCTGCAAGGAGATGTACCACCAGCGGAGCAACTTTGGGCTGGAAGTTATCGACGACATGCTGTTCGCGATCGGCGGGTACGATGGGGTGAGCGCGATCGCGTACGTCGAATGCTACAGCCCGGACGCCAACGAGTGGCTCGAGGCCACGGACCTGAGCATGATGCGCTCGGCCTTCCGGGCGGTCACCGTTTCCGGCCTGCCGAACATCCAGGACTATGTGCACTCGAACAAGGAAAACCTTATCAACGAGCTGAACCAGCACCGACACGGCATGCGCAACGCGAGCAACGTGGTGGCATCAACGTCCGCAAGCGACATCGAGGATGAGCTTGACTAG
- the LOC121588988 gene encoding jerky protein homolog-like: MERDNIILRRRKKTMLTLDQKLCLIDRHESGETPQNLAKSFKIGEQTARDIIKQKEKIRKFVQNCESSEGPIKRKSMKVSSFEELDESMLRWYNENRASGIPVTSAMCIQQAKLLHEQLGLKGTFNASAGWLSRFKQRYGIAGVYSHSVAKTGCSVAAFTFQYQFQQLIQKEDYLLDQIYNADETGLYWKSIPSKIAGQEGQATSSSGERVTVVCCTNASGTHKLDLTVIGKTKCPWSEQSEQKTSVNYYEMKSGWASKDIFRHWFEYKWVPEVREFLASRGLPQRAILILDTSPCHITDSLLRSADGCMVVKFLPSDVANLVQPMQQGIVSLLKWNYRTDLLKQLQTETTERIKNRTMEDAMLGLEQSWAKITPLAIRNAWDKLITDTDQYVVENEIVDASSVEGMMLVDHETDLVEEVEDMDDDIEEVEEVIQFTDDIEQVEEVEQFDHIAPIEQVDVINHHQQEQEQEQHEEQNMMVNWIDVNEATGIKSEDYVEVGVEFAEVKEIAVESDDASGDEGEDRRIELQTALTSVETLLGFVDQKGLTADDKKAFKKIRTDIRNLMKSVQARKQ; the protein is encoded by the coding sequence ATGGAACGTGATAATATCATCTTACGGCGTCGGAAGAAGACTATGCTTACGCTGGACCAAAAGCTGTGCCTGATCGATCGGCACGAGAGCGGCGAAACGCCCCAGAATCTGGCCAAATCGTTTAAAATAGGCGAACAGACGGCGCGCGACATCATCAAGCAGAAGGAAAAGATACGAAAGTTTGTGCAGAACTGTGAATCGTCCGAGGGACCGATCAAGCGGAAAAGCATGAAAGTGTCCTCGTTCGAGGAGCTGGATGAGAGCATGCTCCGATGGTACAACGAAAACCGTGCCTCCGGTATACCGGTCACGAGCGCTATGTGTATCCAGCAGGCCAAGTTGCTGCACGAACAGTTGGGTCTGAAGGGCACGTTCAACGCTTCGGCCGGCTGGTTGAGCCGATTCAAACAGCGATATGGCATCGCGGGCGTCTACTCGCACTCCGTCGCAAAAACGGGCTGCTCGGTGGCGGCGTTTACGTTTCAGTACCAGTTTCAGCAATTGATACAGAAGGAAGACTACCTGCTGGATCAGATTTACAACGCGGACGAGACGGGCCTGTACTGGAAATCGATACCGTCCAAGATTGCTGGCCAGGAAGGGCAAGCGACGAGTTCATCGGGCGAGCGCGTAACCGTAGTGTGCTGCACAAATGCGTCCGGCACGCACAAGCTGGACCTGACCGTGATTGGGAAAACCAAATGTCCCTGGTCAGAACAGTCGGAGCAGAAAACCTCCGTAAACTACTACGAAATGAAGAGCGGCTGGGCGAGCAAGGACATCTTTCGCCACTGGTTCGAGTACAAGTGGGTGCCGGAGGTGCGCGAATTTCTGGCCAGCAGAGGATTGCCGCAGCGAGCCATACTAATCCTAGACACGTCGCCCTGCCATATTACGGACAGTTTGCTGCGGTCCGCGGACGGCTGTATGGTGGTTAAGTTTTTACCCTCCGATGTCGCCAATCTGGTACAGCCGATGCAGCAGGGCATCGTATCGCTGCTGAAGTGGAACTATCGGACCGATTTGCTGAAGCAGCTGCAGACGGAAACGACGGAGCGCATTAAGAATCGAACGATGGAGGACGCCATGCTGGGGTTGGAGCAATCGTGGGCCAAAATTACTCCGCTAGCGATAAGGAATGCCTGGGACAAGCTGATCACAGACACGGACCAGTACGTGGTGGAGAACGAAATCGTCGACGCCAGCAGCGTCGAAGGGATGATGCTGGTTGATCACGAAACCGACCTGGTGGAGGAGGTTGAGGACATGGATGACGACATCGAGGAGGTGGAGGAAGTCATACAGTTTACCGACGATATTGAGCAGGTAGAAGAAGTCGAGCAGTTCGACCATATCGCTCCGATCGAGCAGGTCGACGTAATTAACCACCAtcagcaggagcaggagcaggagcagcacGAGGAGCAGAATATGATGGTGAACTGGATAGACGTTAACGAAGCGACAGGTATCAAGAGTGAAGATTATGTAGAAGTGGGAGTAGAGTTTGCCGAAGTGAAAGAAATTGCCGTCGAGAGCGACGACGCCTCTGGCGACGAAGGCGAGGATCGACGGATTGAGTTGCAGACCGCGCTAACGTCGGTGGAAACGCTGCTCGGATTCGTCGATCAGAAGGGACTCACGGCGGATGATAAGAAAGCGTTCAAAAAGATTAGGACGGATATACGGAATCTAATGAAAAGTGTACAAGCTAGGAAGCAGTAG
- the LOC121590259 gene encoding cartilage-associated protein-like isoform X2: MIVYVEEMMISRRRWNWMLLFIGCCCLVTLAVAQTQESDATSASAEGTDTTATASSAVIEDTERTVYSDPPDTPEDGSSFIDQYEQGVQAYLTNEWEDCVYFLERALEGYRTYYESVANCRMECEYAARDVKHRGEFLHGTNVDNLQHYELILRRTLCLSKCARRYAIYRYLPFSEDFDGHYMDVFQELKVYPYLYACYVKSNRVTLAASAAYTYLVKHPENTVMKKNFEEAIEMPGIDRDEIHDLEEKKFVELLIGGIVDEQENNWERAIEQLESSIKQFIFDENQCRAFCEGEFDHGFLPDFITAIGNHFTYALQCKRNCTSNMGMVRGKYYDNLFPRHYQHLQKAYYHVKRYEESYRAGMSYLLFHADDFDMPEALKTIEAEAKGSVTANFFKARREAVEYNDRLQYEEKLARFIKQEFDLLENVAGSNAELDDAEFEDEDTVDTMEGNRVDEEGDTLEQNDQKELEEMAAMSFIQQKLSGITITTSCRRG, encoded by the exons ATGATCGTCTACGTGGAAGAGATGATGATATCACGCAGGCGCTGGAATTGGATGCTGCTTTTTAtcggctgctgttgcttggTTACGCTCGCCGTAGCCCAAACGCAGGAATCCGATGCAACGTCAGCATCGGCAGAAGGGACCGACACCACCGCGACTGCTTCCTCCGCCGTAATAGAGGACACGGAGCGAACAGTGTACAGCGACCCACCGGACACACCGGAAGATGGCAGCAGCTTCATCGACCAGTACGAGCAGGGCGTGCAGGCGTACCTCACGAACGAGTGGGAAGACTGTGTGTACTTTCTCGAGCGCGCACTGGAGGGCTACCGGACGTACTACGAGTCGGTGGCAAACTGTCGCATGGAGTGCGAGTACGCCGCGCGCGACGTCAAGCATCGGGGCGAGTTCCTGCACGGCACCAACGTAGACAATCTGCAGCACTACGAGCTGATTCTGCGCCGAACGCTCTGCCTGTCCAAGTGTGCCCGTCGGTATGCGATCTATCGGTACCTTCCGTTCAGCGAAGACTTCGACGGACACTACATGGATGTATTTCAGGAGCTGAAGGTGTACCCCTATCTGTACGCGTGCTACGTTAAG TCAAACCGTGTAACGCTGGCAGCATCGGCCGCCTATACGTATCTGGTGAAACATCCAGAGAATACAGTGATGAAGAAAAATTTCGAAGAAGCAATCGAAATGCCCGGAATCGATCGGGACGAGATCCACGATCTCGAGGAGAAG AAATTCGTCGAACTGCTTATCGGAGGCATCGTCGACGAGCAGGAAAACAACTGGGAGCGTGCGATCGAACAGCTCGAGAGCTCCATCAAACAGTTCATCTTCGACGAGAACCAATGCCGCGCCTTTTGCGAGGGTGAATTTGATCACGGTTTCCTGCCCGACTTTATCACTGCGATCGGAA ATCATTTTACGTATGCGCTGCAGTGCAAACGGAACTGTACCTCGAACATGGGTATGGTGCGTGGGAAATACTACGACAATCTGTTCCCCCGTCACTATCAACATCTGCAGAAAGCTTACTATCACG TAAAACGATACGAAGAATCGTACCGGGCCGGTATGAGCTATTTGCTGTTCCACGCAGATGATTTCGATATGCCGGAAGCACTGAAAACGATCGAAGCGGAAGCCAAGGGTTCAGTGACAGCCAACTTCTTCAAGGCTCGACGG GAAGCGGTCGAGTACAATGATCGGCTACAGTACGAGGAAAAGCTGGCACGTTTCATAAAGCAAGAGTTTGATCTGCTGGAAAATGTGGCCGGTTCGAATGCCGAGCTGGATGATGCAGAGTTTGAAGATGAAGACACGGTGGACACAATGGAAGGTAACAGAGTGGATGAGGAGGGCGACACGCTAGAGCAAAACGATCAAAAAGAGCTCGAAGAG ATGGCAGCAATGAGCTTTATCCAGCAGAAACTATCGGGTATAACGATCACGACGAGCTGTAGGAGAGGCTGA
- the LOC121590259 gene encoding cartilage-associated protein-like isoform X1: MIVYVEEMMISRRRWNWMLLFIGCCCLVTLAVAQTQESDATSASAEGTDTTATASSAVIEDTERTVYSDPPDTPEDGSSFIDQYEQGVQAYLTNEWEDCVYFLERALEGYRTYYESVANCRMECEYAARDVKHRGEFLHGTNVDNLQHYELILRRTLCLSKCARRYAIYRYLPFSEDFDGHYMDVFQELKVYPYLYACYVKSNRVTLAASAAYTYLVKHPENTVMKKNFEEAIEMPGIDRDEIHDLEEKKFVELLIGGIVDEQENNWERAIEQLESSIKQFIFDENQCRAFCEGEFDHGFLPDFITAIGNHFTYALQCKRNCTSNMGMVRGKYYDNLFPRHYQHLQKAYYHVKRYEESYRAGMSYLLFHADDFDMPEALKTIEAEAKGSVTANFFKARREAVEYNDRLQYEEKLARFIKQEFDLLENVAGSNAELDDAEFEDEDTVDTMEGNRVDEEGDTLEQNDQKELEEDTQPPVDGSNELYPAETIGYNDHDEL; encoded by the exons ATGATCGTCTACGTGGAAGAGATGATGATATCACGCAGGCGCTGGAATTGGATGCTGCTTTTTAtcggctgctgttgcttggTTACGCTCGCCGTAGCCCAAACGCAGGAATCCGATGCAACGTCAGCATCGGCAGAAGGGACCGACACCACCGCGACTGCTTCCTCCGCCGTAATAGAGGACACGGAGCGAACAGTGTACAGCGACCCACCGGACACACCGGAAGATGGCAGCAGCTTCATCGACCAGTACGAGCAGGGCGTGCAGGCGTACCTCACGAACGAGTGGGAAGACTGTGTGTACTTTCTCGAGCGCGCACTGGAGGGCTACCGGACGTACTACGAGTCGGTGGCAAACTGTCGCATGGAGTGCGAGTACGCCGCGCGCGACGTCAAGCATCGGGGCGAGTTCCTGCACGGCACCAACGTAGACAATCTGCAGCACTACGAGCTGATTCTGCGCCGAACGCTCTGCCTGTCCAAGTGTGCCCGTCGGTATGCGATCTATCGGTACCTTCCGTTCAGCGAAGACTTCGACGGACACTACATGGATGTATTTCAGGAGCTGAAGGTGTACCCCTATCTGTACGCGTGCTACGTTAAG TCAAACCGTGTAACGCTGGCAGCATCGGCCGCCTATACGTATCTGGTGAAACATCCAGAGAATACAGTGATGAAGAAAAATTTCGAAGAAGCAATCGAAATGCCCGGAATCGATCGGGACGAGATCCACGATCTCGAGGAGAAG AAATTCGTCGAACTGCTTATCGGAGGCATCGTCGACGAGCAGGAAAACAACTGGGAGCGTGCGATCGAACAGCTCGAGAGCTCCATCAAACAGTTCATCTTCGACGAGAACCAATGCCGCGCCTTTTGCGAGGGTGAATTTGATCACGGTTTCCTGCCCGACTTTATCACTGCGATCGGAA ATCATTTTACGTATGCGCTGCAGTGCAAACGGAACTGTACCTCGAACATGGGTATGGTGCGTGGGAAATACTACGACAATCTGTTCCCCCGTCACTATCAACATCTGCAGAAAGCTTACTATCACG TAAAACGATACGAAGAATCGTACCGGGCCGGTATGAGCTATTTGCTGTTCCACGCAGATGATTTCGATATGCCGGAAGCACTGAAAACGATCGAAGCGGAAGCCAAGGGTTCAGTGACAGCCAACTTCTTCAAGGCTCGACGG GAAGCGGTCGAGTACAATGATCGGCTACAGTACGAGGAAAAGCTGGCACGTTTCATAAAGCAAGAGTTTGATCTGCTGGAAAATGTGGCCGGTTCGAATGCCGAGCTGGATGATGCAGAGTTTGAAGATGAAGACACGGTGGACACAATGGAAGGTAACAGAGTGGATGAGGAGGGCGACACGCTAGAGCAAAACGATCAAAAAGAGCTCGAAGAG GATACTCAACCACCTGTAGATGGCAGCAATGAGCTTTATCCAGCAGAAACTATCGGGTATAACGATCACGACGAGCTGTAG